In Pseudomonas sp. MTM4, one genomic interval encodes:
- a CDS encoding NADH:flavin oxidoreductase, which yields MSAAVNALFQPFQLGSLQLPTRVVMAPMTRSFSPNGVPTADVVEYYRRRAASGVGLIITEGTTVGHQASNGYPQVPRFHGEDALSGWKVVVDAVHAAGGKIVPQLWHVGNVRRKGTEPEPEVLGYGPMEKRKDDQVVVHGMTKQDIQDVIAAFAQAAADAKAIGMDGVEIHGAHGYLIDQFFWEGSNQRTDEYGGSLANRSRFAIELISAVRAAVGAEFPIIFRFSQWKQQDYTARLVTTSEALGEFLAPLSAAGVDIFHCSTRRFWEPEFEGSDLNLAGWTRQLTGKPTITVGSVGLDGEFLQFMVKTDKVAQPANIEGLLERLNKEEFDLVAVGRALICDPDWALKVRDGRMQDILPFSREALKTLA from the coding sequence ATGTCCGCAGCCGTAAATGCCCTGTTTCAGCCATTCCAGCTTGGCAGTCTGCAATTGCCGACCCGCGTGGTAATGGCGCCGATGACCCGTTCCTTCTCGCCCAACGGTGTGCCGACCGCTGACGTCGTCGAGTACTACCGTCGCCGTGCCGCTTCGGGTGTTGGGCTGATCATTACCGAGGGCACCACGGTCGGCCACCAGGCTTCCAATGGTTATCCGCAGGTGCCGCGCTTCCATGGTGAGGATGCTCTGTCTGGCTGGAAGGTAGTGGTCGATGCGGTGCATGCCGCGGGTGGCAAGATCGTTCCACAGCTCTGGCACGTCGGCAATGTGCGCCGCAAGGGTACCGAGCCGGAGCCGGAAGTGCTGGGGTATGGGCCGATGGAGAAGCGCAAGGACGATCAGGTCGTCGTCCACGGCATGACCAAGCAGGACATCCAGGACGTGATCGCGGCTTTCGCCCAGGCGGCTGCGGATGCCAAGGCCATCGGCATGGATGGCGTCGAAATTCACGGGGCTCATGGCTACCTCATCGACCAGTTCTTCTGGGAAGGTAGCAATCAGCGCACCGATGAATACGGTGGCAGTCTGGCCAACCGCTCGCGCTTCGCCATCGAGCTGATCAGCGCGGTGCGGGCTGCGGTGGGCGCGGAGTTCCCGATCATCTTCCGCTTCTCGCAGTGGAAGCAGCAGGACTACACCGCACGCCTGGTGACCACGTCAGAAGCGCTGGGCGAATTCCTCGCACCGCTGTCGGCTGCAGGCGTGGACATCTTCCATTGCTCTACGCGTCGTTTCTGGGAGCCGGAATTCGAAGGTTCGGATCTCAACCTGGCCGGCTGGACACGCCAGCTCACCGGCAAGCCGACCATCACCGTGGGTAGCGTGGGGCTGGACGGTGAGTTCCTGCAGTTCATGGTCAAGACCGACAAAGTGGCGCAGCCGGCCAATATCGAAGGCCTGCTCGAGCGTCTGAACAAGGAGGAGTTCGATCTGGTTGCGGTAGGGCGCGCGCTGATCTGCGATCCGGATTGGGCGCTGAAAGTGCGTGACGGACGCATGCAGGACATCCTGCCGTTCAGCCGTGAGGCGTTGAAGACGTTGGCTTGA